From Actinopolyspora lacussalsi, a single genomic window includes:
- a CDS encoding hypothetical protein (product_source=Hypo-rule applied; pfam=PF03235; superfamily=48498), translating into MPTLSTLLYQIDSGSVLLPEFQRGYVWNRDQVRELMQSLYRGHPVGGLLMWETDAEGVSVRGETSGQQGTHLLLLDGQQRITSLYGVVRGKAPAFFEGDPAVFTKLYFNVAEEKFEFYAPSRMADDYRWVNVTKLFLENLGEYITSFQQHDPANLGLYVERLNRLRNLLEREFYAEKITGNDKNVDTVVDIFNRVNSGGTKLSKGDLALAKICSQWSDARGEMRDKLREWQQAGFDFTLDWLLRNANAVATGRALFTALDNVSAGEFRDALYRSTGYIGRFLDLVSGRLGLDHDRVLMARYAFPVVSRLLELNGGRFDDRSHQDKVLYWYVHAALWGRFAGSTETFLQKDYETVERSGIDGLITSLERWRGGNLDVHAHDFEGSTKGSRFYPLLYMLTRVNQARDFGSGMPLRADMLGRNSSLQVHHLFPKSLLYQAGYERSQVNAIANFCFLTQDTNLVVGNRPPEQYFAEVEEKHPGVLASQWIPTDPELWKIERYPDFLQARRELLAEAARSFLTELRTGQPTADREELQPLSIAGDDDMDARVAQVNGLISELVELGCASPATDTEIADPRTGRALAVAEAFWPEGLQTGQGSPVVLELDTADADLPRLEELGYEVFTSVDALRGYVRRRNRSEPEPDSDADSATEQSREPDPAREPLVAEFEQRMRSLYERGRKEAHYTATYFLSMLAEHGGLSTAHKLLAGGGVSDGFAALWERGRLDLTVEALATEPRFAELFSTEELRTAEHRLNQFGYDV; encoded by the coding sequence ATGCCGACGCTTTCCACACTGCTGTACCAGATCGACTCCGGTTCCGTGCTGCTTCCCGAGTTCCAGCGTGGCTACGTGTGGAACCGGGACCAGGTTCGGGAGTTGATGCAGTCGCTGTACCGGGGACATCCCGTGGGTGGGCTGCTGATGTGGGAAACCGACGCGGAAGGGGTTTCCGTCCGGGGCGAGACGAGCGGCCAGCAGGGAACCCATCTGCTGCTGCTGGACGGTCAGCAGCGCATCACCTCGCTGTACGGCGTGGTGCGCGGCAAAGCCCCGGCGTTCTTCGAGGGGGACCCGGCGGTCTTCACCAAGCTGTACTTCAACGTCGCCGAGGAGAAGTTCGAGTTCTACGCGCCGTCCAGGATGGCCGACGACTACCGCTGGGTGAACGTGACCAAACTGTTCTTGGAGAACCTCGGCGAGTACATCACCAGTTTCCAACAGCACGACCCGGCCAATCTCGGCCTCTACGTGGAGCGGCTGAACCGGCTGCGCAACCTGCTGGAACGCGAGTTCTACGCGGAGAAGATCACCGGAAACGACAAGAACGTCGACACGGTGGTCGACATCTTCAACCGGGTCAACTCGGGCGGGACGAAGCTGTCCAAGGGTGATCTCGCGCTGGCAAAGATCTGCTCGCAGTGGAGCGACGCGCGCGGCGAGATGCGCGACAAGCTGCGGGAGTGGCAGCAGGCGGGCTTCGACTTCACGCTGGACTGGCTGCTGCGCAATGCCAACGCGGTGGCGACCGGCCGAGCCCTGTTCACCGCGCTGGACAACGTCTCGGCCGGGGAGTTCCGGGACGCGCTGTACAGGTCCACCGGCTACATCGGCCGGTTCCTCGACCTGGTCTCCGGGCGGCTCGGCCTGGACCACGACCGGGTGCTGATGGCCCGCTACGCCTTCCCGGTGGTCTCGCGGTTGTTGGAACTCAACGGTGGCCGGTTCGACGACCGTTCCCACCAGGACAAGGTGCTGTACTGGTACGTCCACGCCGCGCTGTGGGGACGCTTCGCGGGCTCCACCGAGACCTTTCTGCAGAAGGACTACGAGACCGTCGAACGATCCGGCATCGACGGGCTGATCACCTCGCTGGAGCGGTGGCGCGGCGGCAACCTCGACGTGCACGCGCACGACTTCGAGGGCTCGACCAAGGGATCGCGCTTCTACCCGCTGCTGTACATGCTGACCAGGGTGAACCAGGCCCGCGACTTCGGTAGCGGTATGCCGTTGCGCGCCGACATGCTGGGTAGGAACTCCTCGCTGCAGGTGCATCACCTGTTCCCCAAATCGCTGCTTTACCAGGCCGGTTACGAGCGTTCCCAGGTCAACGCCATAGCCAACTTCTGCTTCCTCACCCAGGACACCAACCTCGTGGTGGGCAACCGGCCGCCCGAGCAGTACTTCGCCGAGGTCGAGGAGAAACACCCCGGTGTGCTGGCCTCGCAGTGGATTCCCACCGATCCGGAACTGTGGAAGATCGAGCGCTACCCCGACTTCCTGCAGGCACGGCGCGAGCTGCTGGCCGAGGCGGCGCGGTCGTTCCTCACCGAGCTGCGCACCGGGCAACCGACCGCCGACCGGGAGGAGCTGCAACCGCTGTCCATCGCCGGGGACGACGACATGGACGCCCGTGTTGCCCAGGTCAACGGGCTCATTTCCGAACTGGTGGAGCTCGGTTGTGCCAGTCCCGCCACCGACACCGAGATCGCCGATCCCCGCACCGGTCGGGCGCTGGCCGTCGCCGAGGCGTTCTGGCCCGAAGGGTTGCAGACCGGGCAGGGGAGTCCGGTGGTGCTCGAACTCGACACCGCCGACGCCGATCTGCCCCGGCTGGAGGAACTCGGCTACGAGGTGTTCACCTCGGTCGACGCGCTGCGCGGTTACGTGCGGCGTCGCAACCGCAGCGAGCCCGAGCCCGACTCCGATGCCGACTCCGCGACCGAGCAGTCCCGTGAGCCCGACCCCGCGCGGGAACCGTTGGTGGCCGAGTTCGAGCAGCGGATGCGCTCGCTGTACGAACGGGGGCGCAAGGAGGCGCACTACACCGCAACGTACTTCCTGAGTATGCTCGCCGAGCACGGTGGGCTTTCCACCGCGCACAAACTTCTCGCCGGTGGGGGCGTCTCCGACGGTTTCGCCGCGCTGTGGGAGCGAGGAAGGTTGGACCTCACCGTCGAAGCGCTGGCCACCGAGCCACGCTTCGCCGAGTTGTTCTCCACCGAGGAGTTGCGAACGGCCGAACACCGACTCAACCAGTTCGGCTACGACGTCTGA